One genomic segment of Mauremys mutica isolate MM-2020 ecotype Southern chromosome 10, ASM2049712v1, whole genome shotgun sequence includes these proteins:
- the LOC123378711 gene encoding butyrophilin subfamily 2 member A2-like isoform X2 — protein sequence MGKHLDNISELHEEIRAHLENISELNENISGLQRELEWRKALVCPTNVTLDPNTANAQLIVSEDRKSVRRGIARQKV from the exons ATGG ggaAACACCTTGACAATATCA gtGAACTCCATGAAGAAATTA GGGCACATCTTGAAAATATTA gtgaactgaatgaaaaCATTA gtgGACTTCAAAGAGAACTTG aatggagaaaagcCCTAGTTTGTCCAA CGAATGTgaccctggatccaaacacagCAAATGCCCAGCTCATcgtgtctgaggatcggaaaagcgTGAGGCGTGGAATTGCACGGCAGAAG GTGTGA
- the LOC123378711 gene encoding butyrophilin subfamily 1 member A1-like isoform X1: MGKHLDNISELHEEIRAHLENISELNENISGLQRELEWRKALVCPTNVTLDPNTANAQLIVSEDRKSVRRGIARQKVPDNPERFHSFCLLGSERFSSGRHYWEVEVGDGGFWAVGVARESMRRKGGIRFNPEQGIWAVERCGDQYRALTSPKTPMPLSERPRKIGVYLDYEAEWVAFYDTGNETLIFTFMSASFTGETILPFFWVGIGVLLRVCP, translated from the exons ATGG ggaAACACCTTGACAATATCA gtGAACTCCATGAAGAAATTA GGGCACATCTTGAAAATATTA gtgaactgaatgaaaaCATTA gtgGACTTCAAAGAGAACTTG aatggagaaaagcCCTAGTTTGTCCAA CGAATGTgaccctggatccaaacacagCAAATGCCCAGCTCATcgtgtctgaggatcggaaaagcgTGAGGCGTGGAATTGCACGGCAGAAGGTGCCGGACAATCCAGAGCGATTCCATTCTTTCTGTTTGCTGGGCTCTGAGAGGTTCAGCTCAGGGAgacattactgggaggtggaggtgggagatggAGGGTTTTGGGCTGTGGGTGTTGCCAGAGAGTCtatgaggaggaagggagggatcagatttaaccctgagcaggggatctgggctgtagAGCGGTGTGGGGATCAGTaccgggctctcacctccccaaAAACTCCCATGCCCCTGAGTGAGAGACCTAGGAAGATTGGGGTTTATCTGGACTATGAAGCGGAGTGGGTGGCATTTTATGATACTGGTAATGAGACCCTGATCTTTACTTTCATGTCAGCATCTTTCACTGGGGAGACAATCCTTCCCTTCTTCTGGGTGGGGATTGGAGTCCTGCTCAGAGTCTGCCCCTGA